The Elaeis guineensis isolate ETL-2024a chromosome 14, EG11, whole genome shotgun sequence genomic sequence CAGGTATGATCTTCCTTTGACTTGTAATTGGTTGTTTTGTATCTGTTTTGATGAGTGATGACTTTGCAATTATCTGagcatctctctctttttgtactTGAGCACCATCTTTTGTTCCCTGATCATCCAATTTTCAAATAATCAACTTTTATGCTAACCATGGGGGCCAGGAACTGGTCTTTCTGCTGGGTGTGATATCTTCAAATACCATAAATTTAACTGACAAGCATTATCCTAGTAACCTTTTGCTTCTGAATATCCATTCCTCTTTTATGTGCAGATGAACATTAGTTCAAATTAATGGATTGAATCTTCAAATTAGGACTTAATCTCCAAATAATAGGAACTAGATTGTTTAGCTAAGCCAGTAATTGCTTATATGAATAATGAAACCACGGCTCTAACTTGTCAAGTGGCAACAGTTCTGACCACTCAAATTGGTTCACTCACCAGGCAGCCCACGATGCATGAACTTGTATTTAATCCTAAATTTAGCTGAATAGGTACTTTAGTACAGATGCAAGACTTTTATTTGGGGACTAAGTCCGTGCCTGTTCTCATCAAGGAAAATATAACATGAATTGTTAATGAATTTTCTTTTtcctcatattttaattatcttttcCTATATGGACAGTTAGTACTATGCAAATCAACATATAATGAGGAGCATGTTGATGAAATAAGGCTTTTCTTGATGCTCATAATTATTCTTGCAGCAATCAACAGACGGTTGGTGCATTTTGCTTGTTGCTATAGTGCTGAATTCTGTGACTAGTTTCTTGACACTTATAAATCTGTATAAGCTATGGAACCACAGCAAGATGATTCATCATCCTCAACAACTGTTATAACCCCCGATATTCAGCATTCTGCATCTAATGGACAAGATGCTACTGTACAAGAAACACCAACCATATTATTCTCATGGGCCAGAAGCCTTAAAATTCCACTTCCACAACAATCAGACCAAGAAGATTCACAGCCTGGAAATCTAGGAAAATCAACTTTTGAACGTTTCACAAGTGGATTAGGTTTACGCTTGTCTCCAAACTCTCCCATGAAAGATGAGAGTGCTGAGAGCAACTCAACAGCTCTGCAATCTGGTGGTCTGGGGTCCTTCACCAAAGGTATAGTGGACTCATCCATGAATGCAATAAAAGCTGTGCAGGTCAAGACTCGCCATATTGTATCTCAGAACAAAAGGAGATACCAGGTAATTCTGCTTCATCATGATCTTTGTGAAACATTTTCTATTTCCATTTCTCCAAATTCATGTTAGAATTTTAAAGATTAGCATCTTCATCTCAGTTCAGTCTCATCATTATTAATCTAAAGCATTTTTACAATTTGATACTTGGTTGTGCTAATTCTTTTGCAATGCTGTTCCAAGCAATGATTAAGCTTTTTAGGCAAGGACATTGCTTGGTTGTTGGTATGGCCTTTGAAATAAAAAGGTATATCTGCATGTTTGGTTAGTATTATCATTGCAACTGTGTATACTTTTGTTTGTGGTCATCATAGTACCACGGAAGCATTTAAAGTTAATGTTCATGCTTTCTCAAGTTTAGAGAGGAATAATTTGAAAGTAACTGCATCTTTTTTTTGAAAGTTTATTAGGTTGAGGTCATGAATGTTCTTATTGCTACAGATAAGGGGTTTTTGAAAgttcaggatatatttttcatTCACCAAGTTCCATTATGTTTCTCTCTGGTCATTGTTTTTGAAAAATCTTCAGCAATTTTAGTTCCTACTTATTGTTGTAAGGTATTCTTCCCCATTCTTGTTTAAGTCTCTTTAGTTATTTAGGGGGCTATGTAACATTATTATTTTAACTGCATTGgtttttcctctttttgttcCTAATATTCAAAGTTGTACTAGATTAAGATGTTATTCTGATATAGACATGTGCTTGTTGTACTTTCCTTTTGACCTTTGTTTTTGGTAATGTGACATTTGGTGGCAATAATTTTGAGTGTTTCCTTAATACGATTACCATGATTTTACCCGATAGGATTCTAGCATGCCTTTGtctaatttatatattatatttttgaatAGAATTTGAAGTTTAGAGCTTCTTTCGATAAGCTTAAATTTGAAATATGTTTTTTTCTGAAATAGCTGAAAAAGTAGTTTGTGTAAACAATGGTTCTTGGAGTTTTGTCCGCAATATTTTTGAAGTGATGAaactatttcatattctaatgatGCCTGGATGGTTTCACTTGAAGCATTTGTTCTAAATGAAATCTGATAACATGTCAATCATTGGTTACCAATTAACAACCAGTTGCATGTAAAACTAATATTATTGCTGCATCAAGCCTGCAACAATAAATCGTTCATGATATTATCAGACAATGCTTGCCCTGAAACACATTTATAAAATAGACTTTTGTCAGTAGCTTTGATGGTTATTCACTTATTCTGAATATCCCATGACATACAACCAAGACAATTTGCTGGATTTATGCAACTTATCATTATCAACTATCTGTGTTTCCACTTCTTTGCCCACTCAGGAAGGTGAATTTGATTTGGATATGACATATATCATGAAGAATATTATTGCTATGGGTTTTCCTGCTGGTCACATAAGCTCTGGTTTGTTTGGATATTTTGAGGTAATGAAGTACAATTTTGCATTCATGCCAAATCAATTGGCTTCCAAGATATCATTTTCACATCGTATGACCTATGCTGCTTGTGTAGGGATTCTACCGGAACCATATGGAAGAAGTGATCAAGTTTTTCGAGACCCATCACCAGGTACATATGCGCCTGTGAGCATCTCTGTTTACTGAAATCATATTCACTTGATCTTAGCTTAATCAAGCTCTGCACTTCTCTTGATTTCAAAGTATGCTACATAATGATTTGTGAAACTTTTGTCTAATATAGCCAAATTGGACTTTTAATGAAGCAAGGATGAAAAAACAAAACTGGAGCTAAAGAAGAGGGTACTTGAGAGATAGTTACATTCTTACAGCAGGGAGGATAATCATGCACCAGAGAGAGGGCAGGAGATGGCTTTCAAAGTAGTGTaccatatcttgatatattcataaAAACTTTCTCCTAACGGAGGAAAAAGTGTAATACTTGAAGTAAGCAATGAAATATTTTCTAACAAGGATTAAGTCCTAGTTCATTGTGGTCCATCTTGGCCATCAGGATAGTAATATATCGATCTTGGGATGAGTCTGGGACCTTGATAGATGAAAAACCAGGCTGTCCCAGTCCATTATTGCTGACAATCACAGTCTCCCTGCTGCAGAATTATCCTTTAGGGATGATCAAGGCTCAAACTAGGAGGATTGGGGTCATTGTTCAGCCCCAGGCATCCCAGAAACCCTAGAATCCTGCCGGAACCAGAGATTAAGGCTTGAATTGGGCGGATTGTGGCAGCAACAGGGAGTATCTGATGGGAGGAGATAGGGAGGCCACCGTGTTTGGTAAGAGAATGGTGGGAGATtgaagagggagggagggggtaGAGAGAGAGTGgcttgataaaatatttgatatgagTAGAAGCATGTCAACAGATAGAATTTTGGTTTACACTTGTtttaatatatgttgatgataaccATTGATGTAAATCTAAAAATTGCTTGCTTATTGTTTATTTTAAGTTTTTAACATTTAATACTATTGGTAAAATCTATCATTTGTTCACTTAAAGTATTGGAAGATGATATGTAAAgagatttgaatttttttcaatacATGCTGTTGTAGACCTAAATCAATGTTGTGGGCCCTCATTTTAAGCTAGTGTTAGTCTTGCATTAATACAATTAAAGACTTACTTTTAGCAAATGGAgagtactctctctctctctctcatccatatatatgtatatggacatatgtaatcttttttatttttttattaattttatatgaaGTCACTGTGATAGTGATCAGACCGTGGAAAAAATTATCGAGGGGGGCTGGAGTTGGGTTTGATGCCACCCTCACTCTAGTATTTATTTGAAAAACGAAAAAAGACTGGACATGTTATCTCAGGTAGGTCTCTTTGTGTTTCTATCAGTTTTTCAGCAACAAATTGGTCTCCAGTTTAAAGAACTGAGTTAGATAGAATATCTATTGCCTCTTGCTAATCTGAATATGCGATAGTTTTTGCACAAGTTTCTCATTGAACTTATATTTTACAGGGAAAATACAAAGTGTACAATCTTTGTTCAGAGAGGTTGTACGATGCATCATTATTTGAGGGAAAGGTATggttctaatttttaattaattttcatTCTTCTTATTTATATTCTGTTTGATCCTTCAAGTAAATCACTCTTATTAAATCCTTGTAGAAATTCATGATTTATCATTGAGATGCACATAAAGAGTAATATATTTGCATTCGATggcataacttttattatttgcaTTCATaaacaataagaaaaattctcagTTTACAATATTGggtttgaattttatttattttaccgTCATCAATAGCTATTCAGGGCCATGCCTCCAAGATAGAATGTATCTTTTTTTTCCATCTAAGTCTCCAGGGATTTTGTCCAGGATTTCTCTGGTCCTAGTTCTCAAAAAATTCTTTGGTCTGtcttctctaatcatgatgcacaCTTTGGAGGAGAGTATGACCTTAAATAGGAATTTGTTGTGGAAAAGAATATGCAAAATGTAAATAAATAGATGGGATAGTTATTATCTGGTATGATTTAAGGCAATCATTTAGATGAAATatgtttaattaattatttcttattGCATCCTTTTGTTTGATATATCTTGCATATCTCAGGTGGCTTGTTTCCCATTTGATGACCACAACTGTCCTCCAATCCAACTTATAACATTGTTTTGTCAAAGTGCCTACTCATGGTTGAAGGAGGACACTGAAAACATAGTTGTTGTTCATTGTAAAGCTGGTATGGCAAGAACTGGGTTAATGATTTCTAGCCTCTTACTATATTTGAAGGTGAGATTATCTTGACTGTCGTTTGTTGATACCAGAGCGATGATGGGGAGACTTCATTTGCCTATTTGATCCAATGATTGATATATGTGGTAGCTATAAACAATATCTTTTTCTGAGCAGTTGTTTCCAACCACTGAGGAATCTATTAATTACTACAACCAGAAAAGATGTGTAGATGGGAAAGGGCTTGTCCTCCCAAGTCAGATTGTTAGTATTTGTTGCTTGTTTTGATGATTCTTTAAAAGAGGAAATCATGTCTACAATGTGCATGACACTTACCTTGTAATGTCTCCAGAGATATGTCAAGTATTTTGAATGCATTCTAAAGAATTTCAATGGTGAAAATCCACCAGCCCGCAGGTATTCAGTTCTTCAATCAGTTTGTTAATTTTCATAATCAGTAGTGTATTTTGAATGTCAAAATGCATAGCTTTTACTGGTTATTTATATTATGTTTCTCCAGGTGCATGTTGAGGGGCTTGCGCCTTCATAAATGCCCTTACTGGATCAGGCCTTCGATTACCATCTCTAATCATAATGGTAATAACAACTCATATGATCCCATACTAGAGCACCAAATTTCACATCTCATACTAATGCTTGTGGAACAATAAAGTTATTGTCTATATCAGTGAACCATGTCCAAATTTTATGCCCTTTTgactcctctttttcttctatctgTCCCAACTGAATATTGAAATGTtggtttatcaaaaaaaaatgctGAAATGTTAACAAAAAGGATTAGGGATATTTTGAACAAACCTTGCTGTGATGAAGGTAAAAAACTAATTTGTTCATTGGCATTGTTACTGCCAAAATCTGGCCCTTAGGACCATCTAGAGGGCACCGTTCGATCCACAGTGGTGGAATATGGTCTGCCTTGGAATCATGAGTCTGCATGCAAAAAGAATGAAAAAGCTTGCCAGATTAGTTTCGACCAGATCCTTCGATGTCTAAGTCAGATCGGGCTTTGGAATAACAGTAAAGAAAATAATAGATGGTCAAAATGGTGTTACCCAGTTCTGGTCGGTGTTTGACCGATTTAGAGATGGTCAGCGTTTGACCAATCTGGAGATGGTCAAATTTAGTCGGTGTTTGGCCGATCTGGAGTTGGTCGGATCTAGTGATGGTGATGCCGTAGTAGGCACTGGCAGCAAAGTCGATGTAGTTGATACCAATGCTGGTAGCGATGAAGCAATCTTGGCAACAAGTGATGTCAAGGATGGTGGCGTCAAGGGTGACAACGCTAGGCGTGGTTGTGGGTGGTAACGGCCCAGGTGTCAGCAGAGCCAGAGTTGAGGGCCTTGGTCaggtcttcatttttcttctccttGGCAGCTGTTAGTGTTCTCTTATTGGGGAGTGAGTTCGTCAGGTTCACTGGCAGTATATTCTTGATCAGCTCGATAGCGAGCTTGCTCTTCCTATAGGGGATCACCCCGCTGAGCAATGGATCCTCCGATAGGTTCACAAGTCCTACCTCCCACTTGGGAATCAGAACATGGGGTAGGTGCTTCTCCAATTTGTCACGTCATATAGCATCGTCCACAATGTGGAACTTTTGGAGGAAGGCCTTGTGCTCTTGTATGGAAGAGGTGCCCGATGCATCAATGTTTGGATTGGCCATGATGGCGGAGGCTTGAAACTTGAAAAGGAGGGTGGTAAGCTCTTGCTTTTGGATTGCATGAACCTTGCCCTTCCCCCATTGCAAGGTGCATTCTATCCTTTAAATAGAATAGATTTGAGCGTTGAAGAGTGGGAAAGACATGAGCAAGGGCGTGGGCGTGAGCGTTAAAGAGGGACATGGGCATTTAAAGAAGGACATGGTTTAGTGGGCGTTGGAGAGGGATGTGGGCATCTAGAGAAGGACATGGGTTTGTGGGCATTGGAGAAAGATGAAAAGTCATCATATCATATCAGGTATCAACTAATTTAGTTACTAAATATTCTTAAGGGTGAAGTTTAGAAGCTTATCTCTTCGTGTTTTTGCAGATTGCTGATTTACCTGTGATGCTTATAGGTTCTAGGGAGTTTGATATGCTGAAACTGTCTCTGTTATGACTTTCTATCTACAGTTGTTTGATCTGTGCTATTCTAGGCTTTAGAATGACTGATTCATATATATCTGCACACACTTGTGGACATAtttctatttttctcatatttatAGATCATTGTTTGTGCTAGGATTTGCAAGATATATAATGCTTAACATTCTTTCTATCCAGGAGTCCTCTTCTCGACAAAAAAGCATCCCAAGACCAAAAACCTAATGGTATATTATTCAACATCTTTATTTTCTCACTATTGTTTATTGTCAAGGTCAGTTTTTTCTTAACCACATTTTTGATCTTTGCCAGCGCTGCTGATGTTTTGAATATATCTTTATCAGGCCTGACTTGGAGTCGACTAGACTCAATTTAAACAGATCATCaatatgcaaaaaacctatttaCCTTCACTAACAACTCAATATTGGATCCAAGCTGTTATGGCATTGCTTGAATTGATAAAATGGTACAGAAGTCAAGTATGAACACTATAATGTAGACTTTACTCACAAtcaaccaaaaatatcttgagaatTGAGTGGATTATATTTAGGCACCATTTGAACTGGAATTGATCTGGCTCAATTCTTGTCATGTCCAACTTAACCCTTCTACAGTCCTTATCTTTCTCTGTTTGCGATAAATCTACTTATATGCGTATATTGTTAAGTCTTATCTATAAAGAAATGTccttataattaatatttttttgtaattatAAATGATATCTGCTTGATTAGGACTTGTATTCTTCTGTTTTTAAAGTGCTTGAAGCTAGGCATGCTGACATATGATATTTGCATCTCACATTTATCCTACATTCCTACCCTTCCACCATAAAAGAGGAAACCCTCCTCTGGGACCTAGGATGTCTTGCAAAGTTTGTGCCAGAAATAGGATAACCTCTAGTAATGTCTGTAAGAACTTTCATAGTTTTAGCCATTCGAGTCAAGAGTAAGTCTTTTGCTTGCACAAAAAAATGACATGTCAGTCAAAAACTCTATAAAGCACTAGCAGTTTCTGTCTGTAAGACTTCACATAACATTCAACCACATTCCACCTGGACTTTTGAGCTGGAGAAACATTTGTTTTCATTGGATATGGTGAATTTTGCTGTAAAGACTCATCCAAGACCCAGTTGGGCGCTTTAGTGCTTTACCCTTTAAACATTTCTTTTTGTGGTTATCAAGACTATAAATGTTTTGCCAATGATGTAATCTCGACTTTATTTTCATTTATGTTTCCTTATCATATGTTTCACatctaatatatatgtatattaaaatggaggcccTGCCAATGAAGGGCCTCCATTTGCCACGTGGGGTCTAGGGAGAGATGGGAAGGAGCCATGTGGAAAAAAATCGAAAGAGAAGAGATGTCATAGTGCACAGTTGGTGAGCCATAGCTACCCCTTCCTCAAGAATGCTCGCAGTAGGGCGTTGTAGTCACTGAGGCCCAGCCGGATACCCGCCCACTTCATCTCCCGGAAGACCGCATCGGCCTCCAGAGTCTGGCCGATGCTCCTGAGTGTGCGGACAAGACGGGCATAGGATATAGCATTGGGGTGCATCCCGGAAGCCTCCATCTGAGCCAACAAGTCCAGGGACTGGTCGAGGCAGCCTCGCGAGCAATGGGCCTGGTCCAACGGTCATCAGACTCCCATAAGAGCTCTTGCCTCTCCTCTTTCTCATAGAGGGGAAAAGGGTGGTCTCTTGAGGTTGTTGGAGCGTGATAATGGCGTGTTCTGAAGTTTAAGAAGTGTTTGATTTAGTGCTTGAATGAATTGGGACAGATTGGAACTGAATTGGTGAGAGTTTGTGCACAAAAATGGTGATCTAGGGTTTTCTATGCATATGGAAATGTGAGAGATGTTTTGGAAGAAAATtcacttctttcttctctttcaatCTGATTACACTATATGTACTTATATACAAATGTGGTTCCAAATTTTGAACCTAAGTCCAAGCCCCAAAAAACTCCCAATGCCAAGCCCACATTGTGAAAGCACtcacccaagcccatatacatcCATGCCTTGCGCACTCTCAATCCTTTGGACCTAAACCCAGTCCAAAATATAGCTCTGCCCCTCAAGAGCCTTTCTCTTGAGCCTCGGGGATGTGTGAAGGCCAGATGCCTCCATCCCAGGGCCAAGCCCGGTCCTAGCAACTCCAATGGGCAGCCCCTGGCGTAGGGCTATCCAACCAAAGCCTTGCAGCCTCTGTAGCGTTCTTGCTTCATGCAGCCACGGCCTTGGCTCCTCCCTTGGACTTCCAAGGCTTGGAAGCATCACACTTGAGtttacaatctccatcttggtgcctCAAAGTCTTTGCAAACTCAGCCCGATCCATCAAACCCATCAACTTGATGCATTTGAGGAAGCTATCTCTTGGAAGAGCTTTGGTTAGTGCATCAGCCTGGTTCTCTTTTGTGTGAACTTTGACTAGCTCCATCTCTCCTTCCACTAACTCTCTAATCCTATGGTACCTATGCTTGATTCTTGCATGATAGACCGAATTTTGGACCAAAAACAGTGCACTTTGGCTATCACAATGCATCCGGACAGCCCCTTGTGCAAgctccatctccaatgttaaaccCTTCAGCCATAGAGCTTCTTTGGTAGTCTCTAAGATGCCAATATATTCAGCTTCAGTTGGAGACAAAGCCGTGATTGGCTGCAAGCTtgatcttcatgaaatcggaccccTATTCAAGCAAAACATATAACCTGTGGTTGAATGCTTAGTGTCCATGTCTCCACCATCACAAGCCCAACCATTCGGCCGTGAGCATCCTTGGACATGTTGGAACTTCCCTTGTTGCTATCTTACTGCCGATAGCAAATACCGACTCCAACTGTACCAACCAAGTACCTGAAAACACCCTTGAGTGCCTTCCAACGCCCTTTGCCTGGGTGAGCCATAAACTTGCTGATGTGGCTCACAATATATAGGCAAGATCAGGTTTATAATATACCATCGCATACATTAGACTCCCAATGCCTGAAGCATACGGTACTCTCTCCATTTTCTTAGCCTCCACCTCAGTTTGGGGTGACATACCCTTAGAAAGACTCACATGACCGGCTAAAGGTAGTGCTGCCATTTTTGAACCTTCCATGCcaaatctctctaaaatttttctgatGTAACACCTTTGAGATAAATGCAATACCCTCTTAGTTCTGTCCCAAGGATATCTATGCTTAGGATCTTAGTAGCTGGATCTAAATTCTTCATCTCAAACTCACGAGACAAGGCAACCTTCAAGTTATCCACAACACCCATACTCTTGCAAGCAATCAACATagcatccacatacaagagtaaatATAAGCTAGACCCATCCTCAAGtaatttaatataaatacaaGGGTCATACTCACATCTAGTCAGGCCGATGCTCTTCACATACGTGTCAAAATGCTTGTGCCATTATTTTGATAACTGCTTCAACCTGTAGAGAGATCTTTGTAGCAAACAAATCTTCCCTTATGATTTTGGCTCATCGAACCCCTTGGACTGCTCTAGGGTTTCCCGTACAAGCCCAAACCGGCCGTAAACAAATCTTCCCTTCTGATTTTGGCTCATCGAACCCCTTGGGCTGCTCTAGAGTTTTCCGTACAGGCCCAAACCGGCTGGTACAGGGCATATCGAACCAAACTGGGGGGGAACCGGTGCGGTTCACCCCCCATTTTCGGTAAGTGAACCAAATCGCCGGTCCCCCTCCATTTTCGGTAAATGAACCACATCATCCCGAGTTGAGCTGGTTCGGTGTGGTTTGTTTCAGGTCGGTATGGCTCGATTAAGGTCAATACAGGGTGTATCAAACCGAACTGGGGGGAACTGGTGCGGTTCAGCCCTTATTTTCGATAAATGAACCAAACCGCACTGAACCGAGCTAGTTCGGTGTGGTTTGCTTCGGGTCGGAACGGCTTGGAATCGAGCCATACTGACAACACCATGTGGGGGCTTAGGGGGTGGCTTTGTCTCCCTTTAGCTTGAGATCCTGAGAAACCCGAGAGCAAACTTTCAGATTCTCAAATTCGACGATAGGTGCGACGGCCTCCcaaaaaaaaatgaggaaaaattcagaaaaaattccACAACTCCTTCGATGGGGCGACAAATTTTGATCAGAAGTAAGGTAATCCTTCTATCTCTAAATATTttgttttttcatcttttttggtCAATAACCGctaaaaagtagaaaaataaaaaaaatcatgtcaaaatttatgattttggtatgatttcatGATTTGTTGTAGATCATTGGACgatctacatgatgacactaaaataattaatttttattaattttttttaaatatatatattaaaaaattattaaaaaaattaaattaaaaaaattaaaaaattattaaactaTCGTATTTTTTTAAACttgcaaaaatgagtaagaaaaaggaTCTAGAGCGTGCCATTACTAGGAGTATGGTGAGATGCTCTCAGTTCGGCACCATTGGAGATATAAATGGTGCGACAGAGTTTAAGAGAGAAGGGATGACTAGGTTAAAGCAGCATAAAGTTGGTGGTTATCAGGATGTGGCCATGTGTTGGAAATGCTCACAAGAGATCTGACAATTTATGAAAAAGCACTTCGCTGATCAGAaagagaagacaaaagagaagaggGTAGAGGTGGACCGTCGAGCTGGAAAGCTAGCTTATCATTCTAGAGAGTCAAAGGAGGCCTCTACTCCATAGGATAAGGAGACAGAGATTAAGACTGCCATTCAGGTAAGTCTGGATGATCATACAGGCTGGAGGAGATGGTTAGATATAGAGAGTGATTTGGACTGTCATTTTATGAATGTGGTCTGGATCTACGACCGCTAGAGGAGAGTTTGAGTTCAGGAGGACCATCTCTGTCAAGGAGCCAATCAGTAAAGGGAAGAGGGATATTTTATCGATGCTAGGGGCTTTTGACAGTAGAAGGAGATCTGACATAGATATTTCAATTGGGGTCACCATTTATGATGTGGATCCACATGCTTTTTCTAGCAGAAATTCAAAACAGCAAAGgcttgatactatgctgaagaaggATATGTgacgagctattggatcatgatttcatTTTAGCCACATTCTAGCAAATGCAGCGGACAATACTTACTATCAGTCTGTCATTTCAACAATACAGGCTGCCGACCCCAGTGTAGATCCCCCAGCATCCAGGGATATccatggtcagcttcttgacagtaaTAAAGAAGAGCTAGAGAGATGAATCTCTTCTTACAAGAGTAAATGGCCCATATACGGATTGACGGTGATGTGTGGTGGTTGGATCGATCCTACTAGACGgagtatcataaattttttaacatattgtgatggaaaaatattttttcacaaatcaattgatgcttcagataggGCGCACGATGCCGCATACATCTTTGGACTAATAGAGGAGATGATTGATTCAGTTAAAGAGCAGAATGTCGTGCAGGTCGTCATACATAATGGACCGCAATATAAGGTTGCTGgtgagttgctgatggagcaatGATTGCATATTTACTGGACATCATGTGCTGTATATTGTATTAACCTCATGTTGATGGATATTGAGAAGCTTCGTAGAGTGCAGCAGGCAGTAGATACAGTCCAGTCTATTACTAAACTTATCTACAATCATACATGGGTGCTATCATTGATGCGAAAATATACTGGAGGGGAGATCTTGAGATCGGATGTCATACGGTTTGCTACAAACTACATACACTTGATAGCCTTTTGCAGAAGAAAGCATCCTTGCGTCAGATGTTTGTCATGTTGAGCAGCAGAAGAAcagatatgcgagggccggcactgagagaagtcatgtggagaacttagTGATCAGTTAGTCATTCTGGCAACGGACTGATAAAATAGTAAAGGTTATCAAGCCATTATATGAAATGCTTCGTATCATGGATAGCGAGAGATACCTCCAGATGGGCTTCCTATATCACATGATGGAGAGGGTAAAGCAACAGATCAATGAGATAGATCCCAATCATGTCCAAGAATACATCAACATCATTGAGCATCGCTAGGATTATCAGATGAGTAGGCATTTACATCTAGCTGGTAAGCATGAATTCAagaatcatttgaaatttttttttcttgtactaGTATAAGTTTACTTAATCATTTGTGAAATTTATTTTCAGCTTATTAtttgaatccgagatttcagCACAGCATATCCGAGATAAATATGGATAATGAGCTCCTCACTGCTCTTCATAATATTATATGTAAGATGGTGTTCCATTCCGAAATCGCATCTATGTGTCTGCAAGAGGTACATTAGA encodes the following:
- the LOC105035125 gene encoding phosphatidylinositol 3,4,5-trisphosphate 3-phosphatase and protein-tyrosine-phosphatase PTEN2A; the encoded protein is MEPQQDDSSSSTTVITPDIQHSASNGQDATVQETPTILFSWARSLKIPLPQQSDQEDSQPGNLGKSTFERFTSGLGLRLSPNSPMKDESAESNSTALQSGGLGSFTKGIVDSSMNAIKAVQVKTRHIVSQNKRRYQEGEFDLDMTYIMKNIIAMGFPAGHISSGLFGYFEGFYRNHMEEVIKFFETHHQGKYKVYNLCSERLYDASLFEGKVACFPFDDHNCPPIQLITLFCQSAYSWLKEDTENIVVVHCKAGMARTGLMISSLLLYLKLFPTTEESINYYNQKRCVDGKGLVLPSQIRYVKYFECILKNFNGENPPARRCMLRGLRLHKCPYWIRPSITISNHNGVLFSTKKHPKTKNLMPEDFWFSSKKKGILLFGLPGEPGLTELAGDFKIHFHDRQGDFYCWLNTTMIENRISLSTTEFDDFDKRKLPSPGFQVDIVMIDYDGSLPQKPPSTDVSRAGGSLVTESASRESSKPSPKANEDLGSHDKDDIFSDSDAEDTGSSSSRHAQTGSDGRGPAIFGGSKSKASVKETTDIAKGIKQVSLKNEGVNQTPDARVRNEGNSDRSSSMLEAHSLDSTSASVIKAIAADASVFSFGDEDDYESE